From the genome of Nicotiana sylvestris chromosome 1, ASM39365v2, whole genome shotgun sequence:
TGAAGACCGGACTGTGCTTTAACTGACTAAAATGgtattagaaatataaatatgcATCTAAGACTAGACACTCTATGTATTTTACACATATTCCTTCTGATAGATAAATCTTTTGCCTCATGTATCGCGCCTTGAGTTTATCCAAGTAAAGGAATAACAGGATCAGCAcctgttcttttcttcttattttcttgaCAAGGTAATGTGCAATTATATGTATAAGAAAATGGACCTTGGGTAACTCAACCCAAAGCTAGCTCATGAGGTGAGGATTGGGGTGGGATCTTCTAGATCATAAGAAAACCCACATACAATATCTGCACAAGTGTGTGACTGATAGGAGGACTTGAACAGGCTACATAAAGTGTTTAACGACTAGGCAATCTAAAAGCTTAAAGTGTTATTTATCATCTCTAGTCTAGCAATACATTAGGAGCATCTACAAGCAACAAGCTAAAAATCTTTTGCAGTTATTTGACAATTCAAGTTGgccatctttttttcttttttgataactATTTCAAATTGGACATTCATGCCAAATCATCACATGGTAGAAATAAGAACCATAATCTCTTGATAAGCTTAGCTGAAGTAGAAAACTTGCCGACAAATGTGCGAGGTACAACTCCAGGGAACTCCAGATGATCGTACTAAGGGTGCAGAACAAAGATagggaagaaaaaaagaaaaacccaATGAGTATAGGAAATTCACCAGAAGTGTGAGTGATAAAATTAAAGGGGGAAAATAGGAAAATAGAAGATCATTACCTTCTCTATCTGATGCCTGTGGTACAAAATATCATGCATAGCCTATTCAAAGAAGGAGAAAATGTTAGCACCACTTGACGGTACAACACTTTTCagcagaaaaaggaaaacaaaataggGGAGCATAGTCAGCAAGCACGgtgaagaaaagaattaaaatACAGCCTCCAAACTATGCAGTTCTAGGATATAAGATAGCCTTCAAACTATActataaatatttttttctagCCTTCATACATTCTTCTGTTCGTTTACCTCCTAATTAAAACCATTATAATACACAAGGAATTTACCAAAAGTAACCAAAATTACGCAATCTTGTGATTttaaagagaaatagcagtaatCCAATTCAtctaaataataataaatcacCGGTAAATGAATCGAGACTAAAAAGGTAGTACCTGGACATTGAAACTTTCTTCTACCTTAGTGTAAGGTACCATGAACACGTAGAATGCAGCAATTGATCCCAATACCAAATCGTAGCCTATAAAGAAGATCGTTTCAATAGGCTTACTACTTGATTTCACGAataaattacaagttcaaaacaaAACggaaaaataattattgggaatgGAACTAAGAATTTTACCATAAAGCTCCAACAATTTCTCAGACTTCCGTGCCATTGTAGAGAGAAACTGAATAACTTAACGTTTGTGTTTTTATCGGTCCCCGAAAGCCAGTCAAAATGTCGGAAAACAGAAGGTAACAAAAAGGGCAAAACGACGACGTACAAAAAAAGACTTGTTATATTTGAATATTTCATAAAACTATAGATTTATGAAATTGAGAGTACTTGTGTACGCTCAAATTCTTACTGCTATGCAATTAAATAGTAGcagcaaaaaaaaagaaattatccCATTTTAGTTACATGGTGGATAAATTAGATAATCCACAAAAGGAAATGAATTTCAAGGTTGAAATGCAAACATAATCCTTATGCTTCAATAACAATTCATCAAGCTAATATGATCACTGACTTAAAAGTGTTCTTATATTTCGCGCTCATATAAAAAGTTTCACTAAAATAAAGTTTTGGATAAGTTATCCGCAAATTATATCTAATCTAAATcataaaatattaaaatacttcaaaatatCAAAAAAATCATAAATGTAAGTTTTTTTCATCTTTTACGTTATAATTTAGTCTAAATAAATGCACATTTGCTGTTAAACAAACTAGTTTAGTAAAAGAGTCAAATGATATACTCTACTATTTATCTAATCACACTTGAGAGACTGAGAGAGTGATCTAGAATGATCAAACAACTACACTTACAATAATAGTTTGATTAATTATATATATGCACCCATAACAAAAACATTACGCGAAGAATTCCTGCCGTAAAGGTGCCTGTTAGAGAAAGAATATTGAAGATTTAGGAGACTAACTCATCACAGAGCCGTCACACCCATAAATTTCAACAATCAGTCTTCTATAACatcaacaagatatttaatctgTCTGTAATAAAGCATTGCAAGCATCACTTGTGCAAAGACAAAAAGGCCTAATATACTACTAAAACTATTTCTAAAATAGTTCAGTGCAAAGTTTAGTCATGTCAGCTTATTGGTAGTTGGAGTCCCCTACTAGATAGTTCTATAAGATTTCCTATGCAGATTGGTTGGATGTGGCTGGATCAGCAGCAGAAACAGAGAGGCTTCCCATCCATGCTGGTGGCAACATTCCAGTTTGCTCATGCACAGTCTCAAGTAAAGGAGGCAATGCCTTGTAAACAGAAGCCAACTCTTGCAATCCAGCTTGTCCGCTACTGGTTCCATCTACCATCTGCCCAGCATTGGCACCATTAGTCCAGATGCTGATCTTTGGCTGAAGTCCCTTGATCCCTTCAGCATTGATTTTGGCAATGTCTATAAACATTCCTCCCTCAATCATCAGGTAGTCTCGCAACGCGTTGTAGTTTCCTCCCAAAGCTGAGAGCAGATTGCGGACATAGACTCCCTGTGCTACTGCAGTAGCAACCAGTCCTTCAGCCTCTTTCTTCTTGGCGTAGAGTGCAGCATCAGCAGCTAGTTGAACGGCATACGTCTGAGCATCTGCTGCTAGTTTCTTAGCCTCTGCAGCTTTTCTTTTTTCATAAAGCTCTGCTTCTGCTTCCTTCTGCTTTTTGTACAGCACCGAGTTGGCCTCTTGCACCTGAATAAGTGTTTACATGAAAAACTTTGGATGAGTAATAGCATGATGCATAAAGGATGGATTCATATGACTGCATAAAGTCTTAGATTTACAACTGAAAATAGACAAGGAAAAGAGTCACTTCTTTATACTCCTGACAAAATATACCTATTGGATAAAGTCCACAATGAAAGAATGTAATTGGAGACACTAGCAAACTCACATAACAGTTAAACTTGAAGTCATCACATTATACTGATTTCCGGAATTCTACCTtgataaaataacaaaattattGATGATCACTAGCAATCTAACCTACTCTTGATAGACCAGAAAAGAAAAAGTCAACTCCAGAAGTTTGTTTCACAGGCTCTAAAAAGAGGCAGAAATGAACTCACAGAAATGTATTAGGAAATAACAACTTGCCTTAATCTCATAGTCAACAGTAGCCTTACTGAGGTGTTGTGCTTTGAGGCTCTCTGTCTTAGTCAATGCATTCTTCCTCTCAACTTCTTGCTGTAATTCAGCTTCCCGAAGTGCCACAGCTTTCTGGGCTTCGATCTCAGCCATTTTTGCCTGCTGAGACCACCGAGCCTTCTTGGTTGCCAGGACAGAATTTGCCTCAGCCACCTCAGCTTCTCTCTGACTTTCATAGATCTTAACATCAGTCTTGACTTTAACCTCCTCTTTCTTTCCGACACCATCCCTTTGTGTGGATATGACCTTTGTCTCAGCATCAATCTTGGCAGCATTTTGACGTGTGAGACCTTCTCGCTCCTTAGCTCCTATCTCACCCTTCATTTTGGCCTCAgcaacatcaatttttgcttgGTTTGCAGCTTCCATTTGGGTTTTCTGCCCCAAGTAAGAGAAGTATTCGTGGCCTTCAACATCAACCAGTTGCTTAATGTTAGCATTATAAATCAGCAAGCCAAACTGGTTGAGCTCAAGCTGAACTTTGTCAAACACCTCCTTCTTGAAATCTTTTGTGCCTTTAAAGATTTCCTCCATGGTCATGGAAGCAGCCAAAACACGAGTCTCTCCCTCGATGACACCTTGAACAAGGTCCTTCACATCGTGTGAATCACGTTGATGGTGGGAAAGAAGTTTAGCATATTTGACAAGTCCCTCAGGGTCATTTACACAAGGACCGATAGTGAAAACAGCAGGGAGAAGGAAGGGCAGCTTCTCAGCACTTATAGCATTGACTTCAAAAGTATAGTTCACAGGAGTAACATCAATGACCCGACATTTCTGCAAAGGCCATACTAGTGCCTTTTTTGTGATCTTCAGTTCATTAATACCAATCCCGGTAATCACCAGGAATTCAGATGCCCTTGCGACGCGGTACCACATGTTTGCAGAATTGCAGTTCTTTGATCTTCCTAACATGGAAAGTAGAGGTTGTCAAGACCCACAACACCATACACAGACAAAAAAGTTCATCAAAAGGTTCATAACAATAGATCAAAACAGTAGTTATTAGAAAAATAGCCAAGGAGAGTACTACAACATAAAACATTCTCAACAATGCATCACTAAATTTCTAGTTTATGAAGGAAAAACCGTttagatatctcataatataTATTTTACTCAGACTTTACAGTAGAAAAACTGGCAGCAAAATACCAATCAAGAGATTCAAGACAAAGAGACAGAGTCTCAACAAGCTTAAGCCGCCACATACAAAGCATCATCAAATGATCAGCAAAAGGCTGGTCATACGGCTACCAAGCAAACAAACTTGCCGGCAGATGTCTAGCTCGAAATACCTTTTTCCTCTTCAGTACAGATCAAGTTTTAACTTATCCCAAAGTGTTTTTCCGAACTCTTTTCTCTCTAAATCAGAATACCTCCAGAAATCTTCCTTCTGGCTCATATGACAACAGATCAAACTAAAGAGTAGCAGAAATACTACTCAGGTCTGCTATTGCGACAATCACGATTGCTAGTAAAGTCAGGAAATTAAACGCCAAAATGCACATACAACATTAcattatcaacaacaacaaaaaaatatcaTCTTAATTTCTCAAAATGGACAAGTAGACAAATTACAAAGCAAAAGTTGAACAGGACAAGAATACACAACTACTGAATgggaaataaagaaaataaaggatCATTTCAGTGAGAGCAAGTTACTGATATTAGTTTCAacattctgtttttttttttttggttataatAGTTTCAACATTCAGCCACTCGATACATTAAAATGCTGGTGCAACCAAACATGGACAGAGGAATAAAATGTAAACTAAGCCCCCTTTTTAAACATATTACCCATGTAACCAAACTATTTCAGACTCTGCAATTTGTAAAGTATTGTCTCTTCCAACTTTGGTTTTTGCACTACCTTTTTGGTTTTTTCGAAATACAAATGAACATGTAAAAGAGAATCAAAACTTAGACGAAACCACAGCTCTTTGCagggttttaagaaaaatgattctGCATTTCACGCTTCTCTCTTTGACCTCTCT
Proteins encoded in this window:
- the LOC104216945 gene encoding flotillin-like protein 6 isoform X2, coding for MGRSKNCNSANMWYRVARASEFLVITGIGINELKITKKALVWPLQKCRVIDVTPVNYTFEVNAISAEKLPFLLPAVFTIGPCVNDPEGLVKYAKLLSHHQRDSHDVKDLVQGVIEGETRVLAASMTMEEIFKGTKDFKKEVFDKVQLELNQFGLLIYNANIKQLVDVEGHEYFSYLGQKTQMEAANQAKIDVAEAKMKGEIGAKEREGLTRQNAAKIDAETKVISTQRDGVGKKEEVKVKTDVKIYESQREAEVAEANSVLATKKARWSQQAKMAEIEAQKAVALREAELQQEVERKNALTKTESLKAQHLSKATVDYEIKVQEANSVLYKKQKEAEAELYEKRKAAEAKKLAADAQTYAVQLAADAALYAKKKEAEGLVATAVAQGVYVRNLLSALGGNYNALRDYLMIEGGMFIDIAKINAEGIKGLQPKISIWTNGANAGQMVDGTSSGQAGLQELASVYKALPPLLETVHEQTGMLPPAWMGSLSVSAADPATSNQSA
- the LOC104216945 gene encoding flotillin-like protein 6 isoform X3, which translates into the protein MWYRVARASEFLVITGIGINELKITKKALVWPLQKCRVIDVTPVNYTFEVNAISAEKLPFLLPAVFTIGPCVNDPEGLVKYAKLLSHHQRDSHDVKDLVQGVIEGETRVLAASMTMEEIFKGTKDFKKEVFDKVQLELNQFGLLIYNANIKQLVDVEGHEYFSYLGQKTQMEAANQAKIDVAEAKMKGEIGAKEREGLTRQNAAKIDAETKVISTQRDGVGKKEEVKVKTDVKIYESQREAEVAEANSVLATKKARWSQQAKMAEIEAQKAVALREAELQQEVERKNALTKTESLKAQHLSKATVDYEIKVQEANSVLYKKQKEAEAELYEKRKAAEAKKLAADAQTYAVQLAADAALYAKKKEAEGLVATAVAQGVYVRNLLSALGGNYNALRDYLMIEGGMFIDIAKINAEGIKGLQPKISIWTNGANAGQMVDGTSSGQAGLQELASVYKALPPLLETVHEQTGMLPPAWMGSLSVSAADPATSNQSA
- the LOC104216945 gene encoding flotillin-like protein 6 isoform X1, which translates into the protein MFICISKKPKRSKNCNSANMWYRVARASEFLVITGIGINELKITKKALVWPLQKCRVIDVTPVNYTFEVNAISAEKLPFLLPAVFTIGPCVNDPEGLVKYAKLLSHHQRDSHDVKDLVQGVIEGETRVLAASMTMEEIFKGTKDFKKEVFDKVQLELNQFGLLIYNANIKQLVDVEGHEYFSYLGQKTQMEAANQAKIDVAEAKMKGEIGAKEREGLTRQNAAKIDAETKVISTQRDGVGKKEEVKVKTDVKIYESQREAEVAEANSVLATKKARWSQQAKMAEIEAQKAVALREAELQQEVERKNALTKTESLKAQHLSKATVDYEIKVQEANSVLYKKQKEAEAELYEKRKAAEAKKLAADAQTYAVQLAADAALYAKKKEAEGLVATAVAQGVYVRNLLSALGGNYNALRDYLMIEGGMFIDIAKINAEGIKGLQPKISIWTNGANAGQMVDGTSSGQAGLQELASVYKALPPLLETVHEQTGMLPPAWMGSLSVSAADPATSNQSA